The nucleotide sequence tcaTAAAGGCTGACCTGATTTCTGGATAAACCAGTCTGCCGAGCCAAGAGGTGCTTATCAGCATCGCTTGGGTACCTGAGAAAGAGACCAGAAAATGACTTCACAATCTTTAGAACCGTAAACCCAATACTGTTATTGTTTTGAATAAACTTTGTaatatatagagaaaaagagaagaaaaacacAATCAAGTTAGATGCAAGAAAAGGTACAAACTTTCTTCTTGCGATGGCGTGAGAATCTaagagacaaaagaaaaagCTGATTACAGAATAGAAGaagatttgatttttgtttcttcacttatttcttttcatgataaagtaaatattttcacAGAGAGGTACAGGTTAAAACTGTActactcttctcttctttacTTCACTAACaacaaaatagtaaaatataacaaacATTAAATAAAGAAAGTTCTGATGAATAATAAGAAAGGAAATTGCTTTTATCAGCTTTTAGTCTTTCCTAAGAGACAATATACCAATGACACTGCTGACAAATATGAGACCTAGTTTTGTAGTTATGCTCATAGCATTTTCACTTCTTTTAATGTAGTATAGGGTAAGAAATCAAAAGCCAATTAAAGAAGAAACTATAAAGAAATGGTTAGCCAGAGACAGAAAAACCCTTAGGATGCTATTATGATCCCAAAGCATATAAGTTTGTGATCTCACTCTGCATACTTCTTTTATTATACTATTCATTATCTAATCCATTTGCCAtgcaaaacatcttatatatatacGCATTTACAGTTATGCACAAACAATTTGCACTCTTAACTGCTTTTATTATACTATTGAGTATTAATCAATTTGCCATGCAAAacttaaacatcttatatatatataagcatatACAGTTACACACTACGCTCAAACAATTTGCACTCTTAACTGATGGTTTTGTTTGTGGCATCACGgaatatatgaataaaattctaatattttaatttaattcgTGGAGCGAACAGAAGGTTTTAGAATTATAAGTATTTTCTAGCTAGGATTTCTTTTTTCACTTTAATGAGAAATAGCAGCTCCCTTTTAAATTTTGTGATTGAAATATTCTTcccgaaaaaccaaaataagTTCGAAAATATTGTTTATTGTAAGTTTCGATACTtgatttagtaaaatatttgaCCATGCATGATGCATGGTATATATATTCAATGCATAGTGATAgtctaaattttataatatatggtCAACAATGCAAGAAGACAAATAATATTTGTGTCGAATGATAAGAGTACATACGTAATATTGAATAAGGGATGAGAAAATGGACTTACGGATTAAGAAAATGCTCGAAAAGCCAAGCTCTAAGGATATTAACAGAGCGTTCAGGCAAACCACGTTGCGGTCTCCATGCCTCTTGCTCCATCATACCCATATGATGAAACGCTCGTTGCTGACGCAAACTCTGCTCTAGCAAGCGCAACCGTGGAGTTTCGCCTTTGGTTAACCCTGAAGACGCAGCCCCCGCTGACTCTTTGTCCCCTAGAAGCTCACAGCTGCGTTTTAGTTGAACCGCTACCGCATCTTTCAAACACCGGAAATGTCGAGACATTGCCTTTTGGGCCAACGTCGTGTATGGAACCGCCGCACCGTAACCCATTACTTGGTCGAATGAGTTTACTACCATTTGCATTTGTTCGCAGTAGTGGTTGTACCGTCGGTCTACCTAAAtaattcaattaaaatatacaatataaatttGATCATTTGTTCGAGCAAATTTGTTTAAAAGATAGAGAAATCAAGTAATACGGACTATATTCCACTATTTTTCGTTTTCTtactatagaaaaaaaaatttatggtaTATAAAGCTTGAAATAAGATAGTGTCaactacaaaataatttttagtaaaatatgAAGTTACTTCAAGGACTAGTTTTGGTTACGTAGTGAAGGTAGCTTAGATGGAGAAGGAAGCTCTAATTTAAATGATCTGGTTGAAGACTAAATCACCTATTAATCAtaatttaatttcttatattaatttgattaagCGATGCCACCAAACGCATCGCACACAAAATATGCATTAATATATGTCAAATTAGGCTATATCACGAGTATAGTGATATTCGTtcgaattaaaaaatttaagtgaTGGTAGGATTGTGTAATCAAGCTCTAGCTACCTATTAGAGCATGTGTCGTGTTCTTGTACCAGtcgattttttttctctgtctatacatttatttattttaaaaatacatatctagATTTTATGAAATGTTGGTTGATTTAAAAAGGAGAAATAAACACgaacaaaaatcaaatttctgaTATGAAATTGGTTGATTGATCAATTCAATCATTTTTAGacggtttattttatttaatcaaaaatttaatggGGAATTAGTTTCATTGGTTAGAGAAGAATATAGTGTGAAAACGTTACCTCTTCAAGCATGGATAGTAGCTTGACTTTTCTTCTTTGATGCTCAATCCGATCAGCCGGAGACAACGGAGGACTATCATTGGCTGCTCCCGCCGTGGAAGATGAccctccaccaccaccgccgcCGCCGCAACCGCTAGTATTAGGGTTTGAGTTGTTTCTACTAAGTTTGTTCTTTTTGAAATGATGTCCTCTTCCAACACTACAAAACTCTTCCAACAACTCTTGTGCTGGTTTCGTGTACTTGGAGTTCCTCAACGTATAGATCCCTCCAATGGAGGAAGAAGCAGCCATGGGAGACGATGAAGATGACCCGAAATGTCCCATAACTTGATGTTGATGAGAAGAAGAGTTATCAAGAAGAAGAGTCTTGAGTTGATTGAATTGGTGATGATGAACCGAAGCgttagaagatgaagaagttCCATCAACGGCTGCACAATAAATGCTTCTGTACTCTTCTGCTttagctgctgctgctgctgcttctaATGACgatgagagagatagagataaaccttttccaccttccacGTGTACGGTCCCGATCATATCTCCTTGACTCTGATGATGATCGGAGGAAGATGGCCATGTGAATTGTTGCTCGTTGGGATAACCATAaccttgatgatgatgatttggtaGTAACATATGTAGAgttgagttgttgttgttgtgacgGTTTTGTTGCTCTAGCAACTGTTTAGTAGAATGATCAAGAATCTCACCGGAACCACCGTTGCCACCGCCGGGGTAAGTAAACATTTCAGATAACATTCCGGCGGTTTCATAAACCGGAATCTGAGCTCCGGAGACAGCAGATTCCTCAACTTCTTCCTGATGGGAAGACGATGGTCGGTGGAATCCACTGGAGAAGGAAAAGATTCCTTGGTGATGATGATAATCTTGGGACATAGAATCTAAACTATTGTCAAGAGTCTTGTGATGATGTCGATGGTGAGGAACAGTTGTAGTAGCTAGACCCATGCCAATTCTTGATTCTTGTTATTCATAGTTATATATCTTTCCTGTAAGGATTCAGACACATGAAACACACAGAGAATCAactagaaagagaaagagagagagaggagtcaACTAGGTATCATACAAATTTTCTTTCTTATACATCTCTTTCTTGTATCTCTTTTAAGGTTCACACTTTCAGCTTCGGTCatcatctacatatatataaatagtagagagagatagagagagcaAAATAAGAATACCTTGAGTTGCAGAGAattaaagaaagagaagatTGAGAGCTTTAGCTATCGTTTTCTATcagctttctttttcttgagctcttaatttttttttctatggtAGTGAGAGTTTATTCAGCAAATTTCTGGAAACCATTTCAAAGATTAAAGAAAGCTTATAATAATCtctcccccaaagagaaaggaagagagaagaagaggtCGCTGTTCTTTCTTCATCGACTCCCTTTATAACCCACCaagcttatttatttatttatttatttatatttgtattgtttttcttttataaactaAACTATTCTTGATTTtcgttttcatatttatttttaaaaatcaagtGGTCttataacttcttttttttatataaaaatccaCATAAGGTTTATTTTCCATCTCAATAACGATgaagaaaaaagacaaaacttaTATACTTCAAATTACGAGACTGTCCCTgtcaatttttttcttgtttcttttgtcaactatatttatttgtaaattCAAAAAAAGTATTTCTTTTCTTATCACGGGAATGTCGGCTGCGATCAATATTTTAAAGGAGTTAATTTGGAAAACTAATATTTAAAAGGAATACTATAAGGAATACAAAGGTAAGGTGAGTCCACAGTCATATCTCGATGTTCAAACCACCACTATAAAGTCATCTACAActtcactctatttttcactttaaaatataatttagaataaaaatgttccaattttattttatttttcactctataataaaataaaaaataagtttaatcCAAATATagaataacttatttttttttttgttcatcactctattttctactctaataTAGAATACCATTAgagcaaactcaaactctattataaagttacactattttaaagtaaaaaatagaataagccATTCGAGATGATCTTAACAACTTCTacatataatagtttttttcaaGTTGATGATTCTTTTACCATTAATTTTACAACATTCAGGTAAGATTTACGGATCAATTTTGAATTAGATCGATTATGAGTAAGATTAAATGAGTGGATCATTATGATCagttagattaaatgaatggaTCAAACTTTGATACTATATTAATTTAGATGTGTTTATAACTTAATTAGTGATAAATAGatctattatatatgtatatatataaataagaacTTCTTAATTTCAACTTTTACTATACATTGTGAACAAACGCgaatcaaatttgaaaaaagtgAAGAACTTAATAGCAAAAATATATTGAGGCAAATACATGTGTAgaatttgtatattattatctCAATGAATAACTTTACAATTCTTTAGATCCATATTTATATCAGTCTCAAAactcaattttcttttttttcattaagaATACATACTTAtcctatataataatattttttctaaaccTAAAAGGCATACCGTATACTGTGAGAAATTTAACCCCCGCACCTCCCAAATGTCAACTTTGATAGCAAATCTATCTTTCTTACGTCTATCCGCCCAATGACTGCTGGAATTCTATTTATACACAGAGATTTAAGCCACTTTCAGAGTTAACACGGTAAGATTTTTTCCCTATTACAAAGTTGAAGccttttgtttatatatattagaacTTAGCACACTTAAACCAAGTGagaacaaaaatacaaattgtattatatttcaAATGTACATAGAAACAAAACATAACTGAAATCAATTGTTTTATGCTTTCGATACATTAGGTTCACTTAAATTTTCACTTATGGTCTAATAACTAGCAAGAAGAGCAACTTTAGATTACCGTACAACACTTCTCAACCCAAGTCCCATTGGTTGGGGGCAAAACCAACCTCGGATTTTAGCTCGTAGGAGCACATATTTCATAATTATCTCAGTAATTAactactattttaaaatatactatgatCTTCTACATCAAAAGAgataactaaacaaaaaaaaaacataacagatATTAATATAGCCTAAACAATACTGAACCTAAGTTTATTTGTTCCTCAATGTATGCCAATAATGATGTTTATTTGTTGTTAGCCCATGAAAAACAGTGAACCTAAGTTATCAATTATGATATTATCCTTATATACAAATTTCTGCATCTAGTTAAATATACAACAATTCAGACAAAtctagagaaatatgttgaAATAGGTTTGATCGACCAATTCAAGAGTATACCGATCTAAATGGACTTATTCATAATGCTTTGtttattactccctctgtttctaaATGTAggatgttccaaaaaaaaatgatgttccaatatataagatgttttcaattttgtaggtaatttttactttattaaaaactgtataaccaatcatatttaataatctattttgtaattggttgaatacaattattttatagttttagtgatattttctaaacaaaaaacaatttttttaatatgtgtgttttttctaaacatttttttatttaggaaTAGAAGGAGTATAAATTTGGACCATCTATACTGGAAACTAAAAGGCGGTACCAGTCCTAAGATAAATTAGTTTAGTTATTAGGTTTCAATGAGTTTGATCAtgttcaaaacttttaaaatcttGGATTAATGGCCAGGACAACGGAAGCTGGGCCATTTGATCGAGCCAGAGATCTTTTGAGCTGAAATTGGCAAACTCCAtactaaataaattataatagcaCACAGACaattaaacataattatttCCTTAAAAAACTGAAGATTAACCATCCACCCGACATatatcataaattaaaaatatgtatgttTCCAAAATCGAGTTGACGTGCGTATCCATCCTACAAACGGTTAAGGCATCTTGGATATATTGCAGTGTATGTTATTAATCCACAATGGgataaataattaatggaaGGCTCGAAAGCAAAATGTGTAAACCCCACTTGTATATATTTCTATGGAGACTTAAGTTGGCATCTATCATGTTAGAATCAGATACCAAATCAATAATTTTGTAGCACCTATCGTTTCGTTAAACTTCGTACTTAAATCTAAGCTAACTCAAGTGCCAAGTGGTCAAGTAATTCCTCAACAATATCAATTTTGCTAAGGATAATTTAGTAAATTACGttctagaaatattttttttatatacaaaaagttGGAGTAACTTTATAACTGAAATTTTATGCTATATCTTTTGTGCCCTTAATAAATatctctaaaatatttaaacaaaccCAATCATGTTATATATTTCCTAGaagttatattaaaaaaaattatatgttaatatattttattgtaattCGAAAACACCCAAGAAAATGGCTAAAATTTCATTGGAAGAAagaaaattacaataaaaataattttagcttgtataaaatcataattaaaGAATTATTTCTCCATCCACCTAAAATTTCATATCCCGTGCTCATGTCCTTAAAATGGCAGATTAAAACAGAAAACGAAGAAAGaagttatattaaaattctccaaatataatttatgaattcaATTTTAATCTTTATATTATTGTGGCAACTGCAAACGGGATTGACAGTTGACAGCCCAACCTTCTTCACTCCTACCAGTATCTTTCTCTTTTCGAATTTACagagaaatataaaaatttaaaaatagtatttGGGAAAATAGTTTTTGGTCGGGTGAATCTCTCACGTGAATCCCATCCTCTACTCACACGTTTACACAACCATCTATCACGTGCGGAGCCTCCTTTTTCGCACGAGTAGTGTGTCCTTTATCCTCCTTTATGCATTTAATAGAAGACTCAAACATGTAATGGATCCTCTGGTTAGAGTGTCATCAATGGTGGTTGCAAAACTTTCCAAGTATCTCTTTGTAGCTTCATCAACCTCTTCATTGCTATTTCTACACGTTACTGTCCCCTCTTCCTCACATATTCATCGATCTCTATAGTAGTTGATGACTTAAGGGTTCTATATATTTCCGTATCTTTCGTTCTGCTGCAGCTATATGTTTACGTGTTTATGAATAAGCGTAGAAAGCGTAATAGTTGAAATTAAAAGCTTAAAGATTAGGGTCACTtgttgatccaaaaaaaaagattagggTCACTTGTTCACATATGGTTGTTAATACTTAATATAGACATACATATATACTTACACGTCTCATAGTAGATCATTAAAATCTTTTAATATGCCATGTGTAAtctatatatatgaagaaactCTCAGTTTCATTAGGACAAAGACATTAAGTTATTAAACTACATATACGTAACTAGCATATCAATATTGATCCATTCACTAGCTCTTGTTTTTCATCATTGTTTAACGTTATTTCGAGATATTAGAAAAGTCCCATGGTTATTGCACAAAACAAAGTTTCCAAACCAGTGGAAGATAACAAGAACTACTGCGTCAACTTTGAACCTCCAGCTGAGAGGTATTCTTCTGTGTCAAAGGAGCGCATATTGTACTTTTGGTGATAGATGTCAAAAAATATCCCCTGCATTTTTAAATGGGAGTTTATTGTAGGTGATGTCAAACattttagatataaatattaCGTACTAATTCTGATTTAGAAGGAGGCTCGATCAATACTTGAGAGGAAAGTAATTATATACAAAACTAACAGTTTAATCCAAAAAATGTTAACATTTTCTAAACGCCCAATTTTTTTCTACTGTAGTCTTGTAGACGGCCACtagttatttttgtattttagacTTTAACATAACCAGATCATTTTCTTGTTACATCAATTTCTGGGGATACTATTTTACTCATAATTTCAGGACTTCACCAttgattttcatatatatatatatatatatatatatgtgaatcactctgaaaaataaaatgtcaaTACAGTTAAAACATTCGGTAATAGAAAAAAGTAATGCCTTGAAATATAATTTGTGGTACAACATGATTATCGTGTTGATTTGATGAGAACCGCATTACTATATCTTCCAGTCAAATAAAATGCAGTACTAAAGACAGTTGTTAAAGCAAATATATTGTACTGCATGCTGTACTAGGCCACGAACAAAAATGATGATCCGTACATGATTGATAGGGTCGGATCCGGTC is from Brassica napus cultivar Da-Ae chromosome A4, Da-Ae, whole genome shotgun sequence and encodes:
- the LOC106451732 gene encoding BEL1-like homeodomain protein 4, which encodes MGLATTTVPHHRHHHKTLDNSLDSMSQDYHHHQGIFSFSSGFHRPSSSHQEEVEESAVSGAQIPVYETAGMLSEMFTYPGGGNGGSGEILDHSTKQLLEQQNRHNNNNSTLHMLLPNHHHQGYGYPNEQQFTWPSSSDHHQSQGDMIGTVHVEGGKGLSLSLSSSLEAAAAAAKAEEYRSIYCAAVDGTSSSSNASVHHHQFNQLKTLLLDNSSSHQHQVMGHFGSSSSSPMAASSSIGGIYTLRNSKYTKPAQELLEEFCSVGRGHHFKKNKLSRNNSNPNTSGCGGGGGGGGSSSTAGAANDSPPLSPADRIEHQRRKVKLLSMLEEVDRRYNHYCEQMQMVVNSFDQVMGYGAAVPYTTLAQKAMSRHFRCLKDAVAVQLKRSCELLGDKESAGAASSGLTKGETPRLRLLEQSLRQQRAFHHMGMMEQEAWRPQRGLPERSVNILRAWLFEHFLNPYPSDADKHLLARQTGLSRNQVSNWFINARVRLWKPMVEEMYQQEAKEREEEELGENKKEDYQHQRRHQQTNNKDTKPNESNFTLVQTITAQTPTTTMMTSTPHENDPSSLPPSTSVANAPSLGVSGAFTVSTCQQDVSDFHVEDGVIRFGTKQAGDVSLTLGLRHTGNMPDNKNPSFSVRDFGDF